A region of Nocardioides alkalitolerans DNA encodes the following proteins:
- a CDS encoding DUF2550 domain-containing protein — MPLWQWLLDGVAVLVVLVVLYGVALVVRRRAVSRHGATFELSVRLRQDRPGRGWVLGLGRYQGDTLEWFRIFSVSPRPKRLWRRSELEYVGRRVPTGPECATLYADHLVVECRTPDGTVELALAPSSLMGLQAWIEAAPPGTAEHI, encoded by the coding sequence ATGCCGCTGTGGCAGTGGCTGCTCGACGGTGTCGCTGTCCTCGTCGTCCTGGTCGTCCTCTACGGCGTCGCACTCGTGGTGCGGCGCCGTGCCGTCTCCCGGCACGGGGCCACCTTCGAGCTGAGCGTGCGGCTCCGCCAGGACCGGCCCGGTCGCGGCTGGGTGCTCGGGCTGGGGCGCTACCAGGGCGACACGCTCGAGTGGTTCCGCATCTTCTCCGTGTCGCCGCGGCCGAAGCGCCTGTGGCGGCGTTCGGAGCTGGAGTACGTCGGGCGTCGGGTCCCGACCGGTCCCGAGTGCGCGACGCTCTACGCCGACCACCTCGTGGTGGAGTGCCGCACGCCCGACGGCACCGTCGAGCTCGCGCTCGCACCGTCCTCCCTCATGGGCCTGCAGGCGTGGATCGAGGCCGCCCCACCGGGAACGGCCGAGCACATCTGA
- a CDS encoding SelT/SelW/SelH family protein, translating into MASVRITYCTQCRWLLRATWYAGELLQTFEGDLDEVALAPATGGVFRVDVLVDGQRHRVWNRKTDGGFPEITELKRRVRDLAAPGRDLGHADRVRGD; encoded by the coding sequence GTGGCGTCGGTCCGGATCACCTACTGCACGCAGTGTCGCTGGCTGCTCCGCGCGACCTGGTACGCCGGCGAGCTGTTGCAGACCTTCGAGGGGGACCTCGACGAGGTCGCGCTCGCCCCCGCCACGGGCGGCGTGTTCCGGGTGGACGTGCTCGTCGACGGTCAGCGCCACCGGGTGTGGAACCGCAAGACCGACGGCGGGTTCCCCGAGATCACGGAGCTGAAGCGGCGGGTGCGGGACCTGGCGGCGCCGGGCCGGGACCTCGGCCATGCGGACCGGGTGCGCGGCGACTGA
- a CDS encoding cob(I)yrinic acid a,c-diamide adenosyltransferase, whose amino-acid sequence MVNLTRIYTRTGDAGRTRLGDMSETSKTDARLEAYAVVDEANAHIGVALATGGLDEDVVAVLTHVQNDLFDVGADFCTPVVEEPEFPPLRIEPDYVERLEGWCDHYNEDLPKLRSFILNGGTPAAAHLHVARTVVRRAERAAWAAWDEYAESMNDVAIKYLNRLSDLLFILARHANRVNGDVLWVPGGERG is encoded by the coding sequence ATGGTCAACCTGACGCGCATCTACACCCGCACCGGCGACGCCGGCCGCACCCGGCTCGGCGACATGAGCGAGACCAGCAAGACCGACGCGCGCCTCGAGGCCTACGCCGTCGTCGACGAGGCCAACGCCCACATCGGCGTGGCGCTCGCGACGGGCGGCCTCGACGAGGACGTCGTGGCGGTGCTGACCCACGTGCAGAACGACCTCTTCGACGTCGGCGCGGACTTCTGCACGCCGGTCGTCGAGGAGCCCGAGTTCCCGCCCCTGCGGATCGAGCCCGACTACGTCGAGCGCCTCGAGGGCTGGTGCGACCACTACAACGAGGACCTGCCGAAGCTCCGGTCGTTCATCCTCAACGGCGGCACCCCCGCCGCCGCCCACCTCCACGTGGCCCGCACCGTCGTGCGCCGCGCCGAGCGCGCCGCCTGGGCGGCCTGGGACGAGTACGCCGAATCCATGAACGACGTCGCCATCAAGTACCTCAACCGGCTCTCGGACCTGCTCTTCATCCTGGCGCGGCACGCGAACCGCGTGAACGGCGACGTGCTGTGGGTGCCGGGCGGCGAGCGCGGCTGA
- a CDS encoding STAS domain-containing protein, with protein MADTAATGTTGTIARRTSTGNRLQIVMDGPRLELVGDFDARSTSQVRPVLHGAMAAHERVVVDLAGVANVDLTALRVLAAASRRAHHEGRHLVLSSPRPVVVRLMHLSHLARLLEVERLAVPA; from the coding sequence ATGGCTGACACGGCGGCGACCGGGACGACCGGCACGATCGCACGGCGCACGAGCACGGGGAACCGCCTGCAGATCGTCATGGACGGTCCGCGGCTGGAGCTCGTCGGCGACTTCGACGCGCGCAGCACCTCGCAGGTGCGTCCGGTGCTCCACGGGGCGATGGCCGCCCACGAGCGGGTCGTGGTCGACCTCGCCGGTGTCGCGAACGTCGACCTGACGGCCCTGCGGGTGCTGGCCGCGGCCAGCCGCCGGGCCCACCACGAGGGGCGCCACCTCGTGCTGAGCTCCCCGCGTCCCGTCGTCGTGCGCCTCATGCACCTGTCCCACCTCGCCCGCCTGCTCGAGGTGGAGCGCCTCGCCGTACCGGCGTGA
- a CDS encoding protein meaA, which yields MSDSSNGAVDAAAAPTPAAVPERPAKDRPWVMRTYAGHSTAEASNALYRSNLEKGQTGLSVAFDLPTQTGYDPTSPLARGEVGKVGVPVPHLGEMRKLFDGIPLTSMNTSMTINATAMWLLAMYQVAAEEQNPELDPAEVAQQLAGTTQNDIIKEYLSRGTYVFPPEHSLRLISDMIAYTVHQIPKWNPINICSYHLQEAGATPTQELAYSLCTAIAVLDAVKAAGQVSEDDFEKVVGRISFFVNAGVRFVEEMSKMRAFVRLWDEITAERYGVKDPKMRRFRYGVQVNSLGLTESQPENNVQRIVLEMLAVTLSKDARARAVQLPAWNEALGLPRPWDQQWSLRLQQVLAYESDLLEYADIFDGSHVIEAKVSELVEGAKAEIDRVQAMGGAIAAVESGYMKQALVSSHAARRARIESGDEVIVGVNKFTTTESSPLTADLDGAIQTADPEAERSAIASVEAWKAQRDEVAVTAALAKLAEDAKGDANLMHATLAAARAGATTGEWAATLREVFGEFRAPTGVSGAVGVAEAGAELTAVREKVAATGEELGGRLRLLVGKPGLDGHSNGAEQVAVRARDAGFEVIYQGIRLTPEQIVAAAVAEDVHCVGLSILSGSHMELVPDVLDGLRAAGAGDIPVIVGGIIPDSDGKRLQELGVAAVYTPKDFGLTEIMGGIVDVIRAANGLD from the coding sequence ATGAGCGACTCCTCGAACGGCGCCGTCGACGCCGCCGCCGCGCCGACCCCCGCCGCCGTGCCCGAGCGGCCGGCGAAGGACCGGCCGTGGGTGATGCGGACCTACGCGGGCCACTCGACCGCCGAGGCGTCCAACGCGCTCTACCGCTCGAACCTCGAGAAGGGCCAGACCGGCCTGTCGGTGGCCTTCGACCTGCCGACCCAGACCGGCTACGACCCCACCAGCCCGCTCGCGCGGGGCGAGGTGGGCAAGGTCGGCGTGCCCGTGCCCCACCTGGGCGAGATGCGCAAGCTGTTCGACGGCATCCCGCTCACGTCGATGAACACGTCGATGACGATCAACGCCACCGCGATGTGGCTGCTGGCGATGTACCAGGTGGCCGCCGAGGAGCAGAACCCGGAGCTCGACCCGGCCGAGGTCGCCCAGCAGCTCGCAGGCACGACGCAGAACGACATCATCAAGGAGTACCTGTCGCGGGGGACCTACGTGTTCCCGCCGGAGCACTCCCTGCGCCTGATCAGCGACATGATCGCCTACACGGTCCACCAGATCCCGAAGTGGAACCCGATCAACATCTGCAGCTACCACCTGCAGGAGGCCGGGGCCACGCCGACCCAGGAGCTGGCGTACTCGCTGTGCACCGCCATCGCCGTCCTCGACGCGGTGAAGGCCGCGGGCCAGGTGAGCGAGGACGACTTCGAGAAGGTCGTCGGGCGCATCTCGTTCTTCGTCAACGCCGGCGTGCGGTTCGTCGAGGAGATGTCGAAGATGCGCGCCTTCGTGCGCCTCTGGGACGAGATCACCGCGGAGCGCTACGGGGTGAAGGACCCGAAGATGCGTCGGTTCCGCTACGGCGTGCAGGTCAACAGCCTCGGGCTCACGGAGTCGCAGCCCGAGAACAACGTGCAGCGCATCGTCCTCGAGATGCTCGCGGTGACCCTCAGCAAGGACGCCCGCGCACGCGCCGTGCAGCTCCCGGCCTGGAACGAGGCGCTGGGCCTGCCGCGGCCGTGGGACCAGCAGTGGTCGCTGCGCCTGCAGCAGGTCCTGGCCTACGAGTCCGACCTGCTCGAGTACGCCGACATCTTCGACGGCAGCCACGTGATCGAGGCGAAGGTCAGCGAGCTGGTCGAGGGCGCCAAGGCCGAGATCGACCGCGTGCAGGCGATGGGCGGCGCGATCGCCGCTGTCGAGTCGGGTTACATGAAGCAGGCCCTGGTGTCGTCGCACGCGGCCCGCCGCGCGCGCATCGAGTCGGGCGACGAGGTCATCGTCGGCGTCAACAAGTTCACGACCACCGAGTCCTCGCCGCTGACGGCCGACCTCGACGGCGCGATCCAGACCGCCGACCCCGAGGCCGAGCGCTCGGCGATCGCCTCGGTCGAGGCCTGGAAGGCGCAGCGCGACGAGGTCGCGGTGACGGCGGCCCTCGCGAAGCTCGCCGAGGACGCGAAGGGCGACGCCAACCTCATGCACGCGACCCTGGCCGCCGCTCGGGCGGGGGCGACGACGGGGGAGTGGGCGGCCACCCTCCGCGAGGTGTTCGGCGAGTTCCGGGCGCCGACCGGTGTCTCCGGCGCCGTCGGCGTGGCCGAGGCCGGGGCCGAGCTCACGGCGGTGCGGGAGAAGGTCGCGGCCACCGGCGAGGAGCTGGGCGGTCGCCTGCGGCTGCTCGTCGGCAAGCCGGGCCTCGACGGTCACTCGAACGGCGCCGAGCAGGTGGCGGTGCGTGCCCGCGACGCCGGCTTCGAGGTCATCTACCAGGGCATCCGGCTGACGCCCGAGCAGATCGTGGCCGCGGCGGTCGCCGAGGACGTGCACTGCGTCGGTCTGTCGATCCTGTCGGGCTCGCACATGGAGCTGGTGCCCGACGTGCTCGACGGCCTCCGGGCCGCGGGCGCGGGCGACATCCCGGTCATCGTGGGCGGGATCATCCCCGACTCCGACGGCAAGCGCCTGCAGGAGCTCGGGGTGGCGGCGGTCTACACGCCCAAGGACTTCGGTCTCACGGAGATCATGGGCGGGATCGTCGACGTCATCCGCGCGGCCAACGGTCTCGACTGA
- a CDS encoding ferritin, producing the protein MPAARFAEQLNVQIGNELAAHNQYLACAVYYDALTMPQMAAFFYGQALEEREHALMMVQYLLDTDADVTIPGVEAPTSTFDDVIAPVALALAQEKRVTEQINGLLRIAREESDYASEQFMQWFIKEQVEEIATMSDLLTVVTRSKDDVNDIEEYVAREQGGAGADPTAPPVAGA; encoded by the coding sequence ATGCCCGCAGCCCGTTTCGCCGAGCAGCTCAACGTCCAGATCGGCAACGAGCTCGCCGCCCACAACCAGTACCTGGCCTGCGCGGTCTACTACGACGCCCTGACGATGCCGCAGATGGCGGCCTTCTTCTACGGCCAGGCGCTCGAGGAGCGCGAGCACGCGCTCATGATGGTGCAGTACCTCCTCGACACGGACGCCGACGTGACCATCCCGGGCGTCGAGGCCCCGACCTCGACCTTCGACGACGTCATCGCCCCCGTCGCGCTGGCGCTGGCGCAGGAGAAGCGGGTGACCGAGCAGATCAACGGTCTGCTGCGGATCGCGCGCGAGGAGTCCGACTACGCCTCCGAGCAGTTCATGCAGTGGTTCATCAAGGAGCAGGTCGAGGAGATCGCCACGATGAGCGACCTCCTGACGGTCGTCACCCGCAGCAAGGACGACGTCAACGACATCGAGGAGTACGTCGCCCGCGAGCAGGGCGGTGCTGGCGCCGACCCGACCGCTCCGCCCGTCGCGGGCGCCTGA
- a CDS encoding FAD-dependent oxidoreductase gives MSRVIVVGAGVVGLTAAVRLLEAGHRVDVVARDLPLETTSVVAGAVWYPYLAFPRARVGDWGRTSYAVLDALSDTDPDAGVRMREGTEVHRTRTPDPWWADGGPPIARETALPPGYVDGWTFRAPVLDMPVHLRWLVRRVEELGGTLTRMNLSALPSHADVVVNCSGIGSRLLAGDRTLVPIRGQVVVVEQVGLERWWLDEGGDHPTYVLPREREIVVGGTAVEGEWSRTPSPEAARDILERAAVLVPALRGAKVLRHKVGLRPLRAAVRVERQGDVVHCYGHGGAGVTLAWGCAEEVTRLVGTA, from the coding sequence GTGAGCCGCGTCATCGTCGTCGGTGCCGGCGTCGTCGGTCTGACGGCGGCGGTGCGTCTGCTCGAGGCGGGCCACCGCGTCGACGTCGTCGCCCGGGACCTGCCGCTGGAGACGACGTCGGTCGTCGCCGGGGCGGTCTGGTACCCCTACCTCGCCTTTCCCCGCGCCCGCGTCGGTGACTGGGGGCGCACGTCGTACGCCGTCCTCGACGCCCTCAGCGACACCGATCCCGACGCCGGCGTGCGCATGCGCGAGGGCACCGAGGTGCACCGCACCCGCACGCCCGACCCGTGGTGGGCCGACGGCGGGCCGCCGATCGCGCGGGAGACGGCGCTGCCCCCGGGGTACGTCGACGGATGGACCTTCCGGGCGCCGGTGCTCGACATGCCGGTGCACCTGCGGTGGCTCGTGCGGCGCGTCGAGGAGCTGGGCGGCACGCTCACCCGGATGAACCTCTCGGCGCTCCCGTCCCACGCCGACGTGGTCGTCAACTGCTCCGGGATCGGGTCGCGGCTGCTGGCGGGGGACCGCACCCTCGTGCCCATCCGCGGCCAGGTCGTCGTGGTCGAGCAGGTCGGCCTCGAGCGCTGGTGGCTGGACGAGGGCGGTGACCACCCGACGTACGTGCTGCCCCGCGAGCGCGAGATCGTCGTGGGGGGCACCGCCGTCGAGGGGGAGTGGAGCCGCACGCCGTCGCCGGAGGCGGCCCGCGACATCCTCGAGCGCGCGGCGGTGCTCGTGCCGGCCCTGCGCGGCGCGAAGGTGCTGCGGCACAAGGTGGGTCTGCGACCGCTGCGGGCCGCGGTCCGCGTGGAGCGCCAGGGCGACGTGGTGCACTGCTACGGCCACGGTGGCGCCGGTGTCACCCTGGCCTGGGGGTGCGCGGAGGAGGTCACCCGCCTGGTGGGGACCGCCTGA
- a CDS encoding DUF952 domain-containing protein, translated as MLIHHVATAADWASAQATGAYETSTRGRTLAQEGFLHAARPEQVAGVLERYYADVTEPLVLLTVDTDLLDELGVPWREDPVGDDTFPHVYAALPPPAVVAVEPIEPG; from the coding sequence ATGCTGATCCACCACGTCGCCACCGCCGCCGACTGGGCGTCCGCCCAGGCCACGGGCGCCTACGAGACCTCGACCCGGGGCCGCACGCTCGCCCAGGAGGGCTTCCTCCACGCGGCGCGGCCGGAGCAGGTCGCCGGGGTGCTGGAGCGCTACTACGCCGACGTGACGGAGCCGCTCGTGCTGCTCACCGTCGACACCGACCTCCTCGACGAGCTCGGCGTGCCGTGGCGCGAGGACCCCGTCGGGGACGACACCTTCCCCCACGTGTACGCCGCGCTCCCGCCCCCTGCCGTCGTGGCGGTCGAGCCGATCGAGCCGGGCTGA
- the nucS gene encoding endonuclease NucS, translated as MRLVVARCQVDYAGRLTAHLPMATRVIMVKADGSVLVHSDGGSYKPLNWMSPPCTLREGTTEDGAVEWTVTSKTDDTLRILIEEIHADTRHDLGVDPGLQKDGVEKHLQELLAEHPGTLSAGLTLVRREFPTAIGPVDLMCRDAAGAAVAVEIKRRGEIDGVEQLTRYLELLNRDPALRPVRGIFAAQEIKPQARVLATDRGITCAVVDYDALRGMDDAEDRLF; from the coding sequence GTGAGACTCGTCGTAGCGCGCTGCCAGGTCGACTACGCGGGCCGCCTCACCGCCCACCTGCCGATGGCCACCCGCGTCATCATGGTGAAGGCGGACGGCTCGGTCCTCGTGCACTCCGACGGAGGCTCCTACAAGCCGCTCAACTGGATGAGCCCGCCGTGCACGCTGCGGGAGGGCACCACCGAGGACGGCGCCGTCGAGTGGACGGTCACGAGCAAGACCGACGACACGCTGCGCATCCTCATCGAGGAGATCCACGCCGACACCCGCCACGACCTCGGCGTCGACCCCGGGCTCCAGAAGGACGGCGTCGAGAAGCACCTCCAGGAGCTCCTCGCCGAGCACCCCGGCACGCTGTCCGCCGGGCTCACCCTCGTGCGCCGCGAGTTCCCCACCGCCATCGGCCCGGTCGACCTCATGTGCCGTGACGCCGCCGGCGCCGCGGTGGCCGTCGAGATCAAGCGGCGCGGCGAGATCGACGGCGTCGAGCAGCTGACGCGCTACCTCGAGCTGCTCAACCGCGACCCCGCCCTGCGCCCCGTGCGCGGCATCTTCGCCGCGCAGGAGATCAAGCCCCAGGCCCGCGTGCTCGCCACCGACCGCGGCATCACGTGCGCCGTGGTCGACTACGACGCGCTGCGGGGCATGGACGACGCCGAGGACCGGCTGTTCTGA
- a CDS encoding 3-hydroxyacyl-CoA dehydrogenase NAD-binding domain-containing protein: MTSTNEQISTTLVYPYLNHAVRMYEEKYASRADVDAGMRFGCGYPAGPLAQADAIGLDVVRDALAARFAESGDPLHRPADLLERLVAEGRTGVAAGRGFYTYADGEPVADEETPSADDAPQLRHDVARVGVVGTGTMAAGIVEVFAKAGYDVVFVGRSEDKLAGVVRTVTKNQDRAIAKGRGDEATKEAVLGRLTGATSREALADVDLVVEAIAEDLEIKRELFADLDRICKPGAILATTTSSLPIRECAAATSRPEAVIGMHFFNPATVMKLVEVVTTPETSADVDETVRALCARTGKVAVSCGDRAGFIVNALLFPYLNDAVKLSEEGTHSLTEIDAAIKAQVALPMGPFELLDVVGNDVSLAIQKELHAEFGEPGLAPAVTLEKVVAEGRLGRKTGAGFHDYA, encoded by the coding sequence ATGACCTCTACGAACGAGCAGATCAGCACCACGCTGGTCTACCCGTACCTGAACCACGCCGTGCGCATGTACGAGGAGAAGTACGCCTCGCGCGCCGACGTCGACGCAGGCATGCGGTTCGGCTGCGGCTACCCGGCCGGGCCCCTCGCCCAGGCCGACGCGATCGGTCTCGACGTGGTGCGCGACGCCCTGGCGGCGCGGTTCGCGGAGTCCGGCGACCCCCTGCACCGCCCCGCCGACCTCCTCGAGCGCCTGGTCGCCGAGGGTCGCACGGGGGTCGCGGCGGGCCGTGGCTTCTACACGTACGCCGACGGCGAGCCCGTCGCGGACGAGGAGACCCCGTCGGCGGACGACGCGCCGCAGCTGCGGCACGACGTCGCGCGCGTCGGCGTCGTCGGCACCGGCACCATGGCGGCCGGCATCGTGGAGGTGTTCGCCAAGGCCGGGTACGACGTCGTGTTCGTCGGCCGCAGCGAGGACAAGCTCGCCGGTGTCGTGCGCACCGTCACCAAGAACCAGGACCGCGCCATCGCGAAGGGCCGCGGCGACGAGGCCACCAAGGAGGCCGTGCTCGGTCGCCTCACCGGGGCGACGTCGCGTGAGGCCCTCGCCGACGTCGACCTCGTCGTGGAGGCCATCGCGGAGGACCTGGAGATCAAGCGCGAGCTGTTCGCCGACCTCGACCGGATCTGCAAGCCGGGCGCGATCCTCGCGACGACGACGTCCTCGCTGCCGATCCGTGAGTGCGCGGCCGCCACGTCGCGCCCCGAGGCCGTCATCGGCATGCACTTCTTCAACCCGGCGACCGTGATGAAGCTCGTCGAGGTCGTCACGACCCCGGAGACGTCCGCCGACGTCGACGAGACCGTGCGCGCCCTCTGCGCCCGCACCGGCAAGGTGGCGGTCTCGTGCGGCGACCGCGCGGGGTTCATCGTCAACGCGCTGTTGTTCCCCTACCTCAACGACGCGGTCAAGCTCTCCGAGGAGGGCACGCACTCGCTGACCGAGATCGACGCCGCCATCAAGGCGCAGGTCGCGCTTCCGATGGGACCGTTCGAGCTCCTCGACGTCGTGGGCAACGACGTCTCGCTCGCCATCCAGAAGGAGCTGCACGCCGAGTTCGGCGAGCCCGGCCTGGCCCCGGCGGTCACCCTGGAGAAGGTCGTGGCCGAGGGCCGCCTGGGGCGCAAGACGGGCGCCGGTTTCCACGACTACGCCTGA
- a CDS encoding endo alpha-1,4 polygalactosaminidase produces the protein MRRAVVGLAVAGLLLTGCAATEDTSDDGGSGSGGDSAVVPPPADARWDIQLGGPRDVPDDVAIVERDRTAEPLGGYDICYVNGFQSQPDDERWTDSDLVLRDAAGEPVIDEVWQEYIFDISSVDKRDALLEIVGPWIEGCADDGFDAVELDNLDSFTRSDGLLDEEDADAWAEALVGVAHDAGLAAGQKNRAGWDGTSVGYDFAVVEECGAYDECDAYTEFFGDHVLIVEYTEEGFAAACDALGGTVPVVYRDVDLAPDGERAWCED, from the coding sequence ATGCGGCGAGCGGTCGTCGGGCTGGCGGTGGCGGGGCTGCTCCTCACGGGGTGCGCCGCCACCGAGGACACGTCGGACGACGGCGGGTCCGGCTCCGGCGGGGATTCCGCCGTGGTGCCGCCTCCGGCCGACGCGCGCTGGGACATCCAGCTGGGCGGTCCCCGCGACGTACCCGACGACGTGGCGATCGTCGAGCGGGACCGCACGGCGGAGCCGCTCGGCGGCTACGACATCTGCTACGTCAACGGCTTCCAGTCCCAGCCCGACGACGAGCGCTGGACCGACTCCGACCTCGTGCTGCGCGACGCGGCCGGTGAGCCGGTCATCGACGAGGTGTGGCAGGAGTACATCTTCGACATCTCCTCGGTCGACAAGCGCGACGCGCTCCTGGAGATCGTCGGACCCTGGATCGAGGGGTGTGCCGACGACGGCTTCGACGCCGTCGAGCTCGACAACCTCGACTCCTTCACGCGCAGCGACGGCCTCCTCGACGAGGAGGACGCCGACGCCTGGGCCGAGGCGCTCGTGGGCGTCGCCCACGACGCCGGGCTCGCGGCGGGCCAGAAGAACCGGGCGGGCTGGGACGGCACGAGCGTCGGCTACGACTTCGCCGTCGTCGAGGAGTGCGGCGCGTACGACGAGTGCGACGCCTACACGGAGTTCTTCGGCGACCACGTGCTGATCGTGGAGTACACGGAGGAGGGCTTCGCGGCGGCGTGCGACGCGCTCGGCGGCACGGTGCCCGTCGTCTACCGCGACGTGGACCTCGCGCCCGACGGCGAGCGGGCGTGGTGCGAGGACTAA
- a CDS encoding alpha/beta hydrolase, with the protein MGQKIRANSVLPARREELTLHTADGLDLVGELALPEDRDPVATIICLHPLPTHGGMMDSHVFRKAAFRLPALAGVAVLRYNSRGTWSEQGTSDGAFDNGVGERFDVAAAIEFAEFHDLPDVWLVGWSFGTDVTLMHGLDPLVRGAILLSPPLRYSQPEHLAAWAEAGRPLTAIVPELDDYLRPAEARERFAAVPQAEVVAVEGGKHLWVGQAERVLDEIVARVAPEVTVPLPREWDGAMGAADTSAYNAHNLAAYRDVPVPGPAQRDAGD; encoded by the coding sequence GTGGGCCAGAAGATCCGTGCGAACTCCGTCCTCCCGGCACGCCGTGAGGAGCTGACCCTCCACACGGCCGACGGCCTCGACCTCGTGGGGGAGCTCGCGCTCCCCGAGGACCGCGACCCGGTCGCGACCATCATCTGCCTGCACCCGCTGCCGACCCACGGCGGCATGATGGACAGCCACGTGTTCCGCAAGGCCGCGTTCCGCCTACCGGCCCTCGCCGGCGTGGCCGTGCTGCGCTACAACTCCCGCGGCACCTGGAGCGAGCAGGGGACCAGTGACGGTGCCTTCGACAACGGCGTGGGGGAGCGGTTCGACGTCGCGGCGGCCATCGAGTTCGCCGAGTTCCACGACCTGCCGGACGTGTGGCTGGTCGGCTGGTCGTTCGGCACCGACGTCACGCTGATGCACGGCCTCGACCCGCTCGTCCGCGGCGCCATCCTGTTGAGCCCGCCGCTGCGCTACTCGCAGCCCGAGCACCTCGCCGCCTGGGCCGAGGCCGGGCGTCCCCTGACCGCGATCGTGCCCGAGCTCGACGACTACCTGCGTCCGGCCGAGGCCCGGGAGCGCTTCGCCGCGGTGCCGCAGGCGGAGGTCGTCGCGGTCGAGGGCGGCAAGCACCTGTGGGTCGGCCAGGCGGAGCGCGTCCTCGACGAGATCGTCGCGCGGGTCGCGCCGGAGGTCACCGTGCCGTTGCCGCGGGAGTGGGACGGCGCGATGGGCGCAGCCGACACCAGTGCCTACAACGCGCACAACCTGGCGGCGTACCGGGACGTGCCGGTGCCCGGCCCGGCCCAGCGCGACGCGGGCGACTGA
- a CDS encoding CGNR zinc finger domain-containing protein, with protein MLFTHDTEVSLAAAVQLANTAEEPDTLTTVADLDAHYTEYGYTGRHDRTRAELDEVRALRPRLRTLLTGTRDEAVAIVNAMLAEARALPQLARHDGWDWHLHAVDSDRPLVERIMVETAMAMIDVIRADEMSRLGTCAADDCDGIVLDLSRNRSRKFCSTTCGNRTAVAAYRARQGS; from the coding sequence ATGCTTTTCACGCATGACACCGAGGTCTCGCTGGCGGCGGCGGTCCAGCTCGCGAACACGGCAGAGGAGCCGGACACGCTGACCACGGTGGCGGACCTGGACGCGCACTACACCGAGTACGGCTACACGGGCCGTCACGACCGCACGCGCGCGGAGCTCGACGAGGTGCGGGCGTTGCGTCCGCGCCTGCGCACGCTGCTCACCGGCACCCGCGACGAGGCCGTGGCGATCGTGAACGCGATGCTCGCCGAGGCCCGCGCGCTCCCCCAGCTGGCCCGCCACGACGGCTGGGACTGGCACCTCCACGCCGTCGACTCCGACCGCCCGCTCGTGGAGCGCATCATGGTCGAGACCGCCATGGCGATGATCGACGTCATCCGCGCCGACGAGATGTCGCGCCTCGGCACGTGCGCGGCCGACGACTGCGACGGCATCGTGCTCGACCTCTCGCGCAACCGCTCCCGCAAGTTCTGCTCGACCACCTGCGGCAACCGCACCGCGGTCGCCGCCTACCGCGCCCGGCAGGGCTCCTGA